A stretch of DNA from Apis cerana isolate GH-2021 linkage group LG8, AcerK_1.0, whole genome shotgun sequence:
TTATCTCAGAGGAATAGTAACTGCAATTATACCACATCTATTGCCAGCTATTCATGTATCTATTAACAATAAAGTAAGTCTTTATAGAATTCattgaaagaatgaaattttcaattattttatactatatgtttaattttgctatgttatttactataattaaacttaattaatttttcttagttTCAGGATCagtagttaattaattattaaaataataaaaagacatctttttaattaattcattaatttggttttataaggaaataaagactagttaaaatgaaatttacttCTTACTCAATTCAATATAGTTATCACAATTAAAAtctccataattttttattatgtttttaggTTATACTTCGTGAAATTTTAGCTAATTGGATTTTATTGCCAGCAATAGATGCTATTGCTGATCCAGATAACATAAATGCATTAATAACTTTAGCTACTCATCATGAAAAttcaatgtataattatatggaTACGATTAATGTGCCAATGTTGCAATGCTGGGTGACAATACCATTGATATCTAAAGTTATGCAGAATAATTTGAAACCTTCAttggatgaaattttgaatgatcctcggttattatatatgtttatgcaACACATTAAAGAAACTGGACCCAtgaatctttttcaattctgTTTAGATAttggtaaatatatataaaatttttatgtattagtttataatattaattttttattaaattaaattaaattttctggaattaaaattttggatttaaattaaacatatttacaatataaattttgaatcagtaaatttctaataaatttaaaattgatattattggatataaattaaaatttgaaaagttctgacatattttttttattttcagatgatCTGAGTAAGCGTATGTTAAATCCAGATATGAGTTTGAATGCAGAAAATAGTTTGTATacagatattcaaaatatgtatGCAACATACTTAGATCCTGAAGGTCcagaatatttacatttaccaGAAGATATATCGATAGGAATAAgacaaagtaaatatttttttaaaaatccattGGTAATAAgcattaaagtttttaaaatgtattttttatattttttatattttttaaataatttattatatactatgtgatttttatatgaaatttttttttatacaaataatttacaagttatttcatattgttaaattacataaatcactttgtgatatttgaatatatattaatatattattatattataattataatatattatatattatatatatatatattaatatatataatacattaatatgttaataaaatatatataatatataatataatatattaatataatacattaatatattaatatataatatatatgaatatagttGTATTATAtgtcaatattattcttaGTTTTAGAAAAAGGTTCAAAAAAGATTCAGGAAATGAGGACTTCACGACCATTTTATCAAGCACATCAGGAAGCACATGCTTTATTGGAATCTACTTGTTTACCATCTTTTCATCATAGTTATCAAGTAAGGAAATTGAACATTtgcaagtttttattttatatttacttaagataattttaatataataatttatctttataattataataatatattttttaatttaattaaaagattaatttaattaattatatatatataaatatatatatttaattatataattattttttatgtaatattacagttatatgatttattatgtgGACAAGCAGTTCCAAgtcgaataaaacaaatatcatatacaaggtaatttttttatattttttttaattgtttagttatattattagaacaaatagttattaattatgataaaatcataaaatagctaaaaacttaaaatttttaacattttataaactatttttttataaactaattataatgaattatatatattatatattagccaaatgaattaatattaattttattaagagatactttaaaatatatattatttttatttaagtgtTACTAGTGGATCTACAAATATATCTTCAAAGATAGGGAATCATTTTCCAAAGATTGATGGTGTGTTAAGATCATCTACAATAGATGGAATGCCCTATCAAGATATATATCAAGGTGAAGAAATAGATTATCCTTCTCGTCCTTACAATGAAATCAAGTATTCGGATGATAGTTTTCATAGGGATTTAACAACATGGCGAATTAGTATTCCACATATTGAAACTGGAGATAATCAAACTTTATACGTGATAGCTGTGCATAACATTGCCGAAGGAAAATCTTGGACAGTTTTACGTCGCGATCaagatttttatgttttacgaACACGATTAGCTGAATTTCATGGAGATAAAGAATTGAGTGATTCACCATTACCTTCAAGAAAGAATCCACATTCATCTTGTGCTATTAATAGACAACGCTATGaagattttttggaaaaattattatcaaagcCAGTGCTTAGAAGtagtgaattattatataatttcttgacTGTGCCAAATTTAAAAccttattttacaaattatagcACACCAGATATTGgcatattatatcaaaatatggcatataaattacgaaaagagaaaggacaacatttagataaatttatgtcGGTGTTTTTAGCTTCTactaatatcaaaaatgattaCACGGATATTGGAATTGAACCATCAAGCGATTCAACAATAAATGAAACAGAGAAAAAAGGACATCGAGATTTATTGTTCGGAATATTCGGAAACAATCTTAATTTAGATCTTAATTTTCGGACTTTATCTTCTTCATTGGAACGATCTCATATTAAGAGTGAATCTTTCCGTGTTGTAGATGCTggtaagtttcttttttttatttttctttttaaattaatgttttatactattattatgcttctcttttatttaaaattaagaagaaatcttttttttatgtctttgaataaattcaaaataataattaaaataataatacacaaaatgaatatagatacaaataaaaaataaattattaatagaatataaaaatatatatagaattatatatatatagaatatatagaatatataaaaaccaatatattttgaaataattttattttcaaagaatttatttattttataaataatttctaattataaatattgaattattattgttttagtgATCAGGTTATTGAATGTGCCATCaataatttcacgaattttctGGGTGTTTATTTCATCATCACAATCAGCAAAGATGGATCCATATGCCAATATTCTACTCTATAATGTGTTAGCAAAACTTTTAAGCAGTGGCCGTGCAGCTACTGTGGTAAAACTTTTGCACGCAAAAGTAATGGATGATAAAAATCATACAAAGGATTCatcttttcaaattaatcgtcgaaattattatgaaacagCAAAAAAAGGATTATATGGTTTGTTACCTTATTGGTTAATGGGATTTTATAAACCATGGATTGAAATAATGGATTTCATTTTGGATTCATTACAAAATGCACCTTTCAATAAACATCTGGCATATGTTTTACTAGatcagattttaataaatatatttcctgAACTTACAGTTTGacttatatacaaaatgaaatatatatatatatatatactagatAGAAAGTAAgatagtaaattaaaatattaaatagtgaTATCCATTAATATCCAACTGCTATCTATGAAATCTAAGTAAAAGAATAGAAGAAGTAAAGTagtaaattcttaaattttttttattatcatgttaaagatagaataatataaattaattaaaaaacaattataaatgaaaaattgcattaaaaaaacgttagaattttaatgaattagatctttataataattattattatctcttgataataattatcatattaataataattaatctgttaaatattaaaacacatATACTTTGAAAGAgacaagaagaaacaaaaatttatcatattgacTTGAACAAAGttcaaaatcttcaaaaatatatctaattagctttaaaacatataaacattACAAATAGATTTTGTGACTGTGATATATgtctttacaattaaaaatagtgtacattaaaatatgtttaattatgtttttctttaaaaaaaatttttaaagatcatatgatgataaattaattaaataattttttaaataaataattatattgtaaatatgtgccatattcttaaaatatttaatgtagaaatatttatttgtagaaatttatattatttgtagcaTTTAAATATGActtgaaaagtatatttttttctatgttacttattgtatataatagatttcaattttcttgttGTTCCTAACGTTTGAAATATTGCAAGTAGTTTGCAACAAATTGTTGTCTccttttcttctattaattctgtcttctattaattcttttataattgtaaggaattattttataataaaattaatactaaatAGATTGTGACATTTGAACATAACTACCGATTTGTTTTCGAatgtttaaaatctttaaaatctaaattcacaatgaaattttatgtttaaatcaattttaagttTGTTTCTTCACAAtagcaattttaatatatttacagcgaacaaataataataatgtatagtGAATTTgcgaaaaatactttataaatttttgtattattttagaagataCTGTAGAAACTTTATTAtgcttataattaatacaaaaaaataaaaaaataaaaatttaaattgggaattatttatctaaaaaataaaactcttaTTCATTACAGatagtatattttatccaGGTTCTACTGGTATTATTACATACAGTTTTTTCTATACGTTTTTTCCAGTTACGTAACGTTTTTGTCGCCTTATGTAttctttgttaatataaaacacGTATATAAACATAGATTGAGTATATTGGTGTTTACAGTAATGTATAGTTAAAAAAAGTCGCACACCACttttgttatttcaatatacGCTTATGTAAAGACATTATCATTTGAAACgaatgatacaatttttttctttttttttttttttcgatttacttTGTGCTCTACTACGTATAAGTTTTGCAgtgtttacaatatttttgtatctagacatgtgaaaaattatatatttcatgacaATCATATGAcaattgaaaaagtaaaaagttacGACAACCGTTACCTGTGTGTCCTcgaagaaagataataaaacgattcaagaaaattgttacgaatgaaacgaaatctatgaaatatttatgaataaatatttatgaaaaattcataattaaattcatagttgaaaaaaaataagaaatttttgtcgttgaaatttatctttatatatagaatacaaTTGTTTAAGTATATTTTCCATGGCGAGAGTAAAATATGTTCTACAACACTACGTAATGTATATTGGCTACACAAAAGGTGCTCGGTAAGGtatgcattattatttattttccgataaaagtataataaaatgaacaatcgtaaactataattaaaaagttcgaTATTTGTTACAcagttatttttatgaatcattTTAACAGTCAAAATTTGAACACGTCCGCAGTAATgcaatgcaataaatatttctagcgTAATTAACGATTATGAATCAGTTAAATGAtttctttatgatttttcaaagatttcggatttgattttttaaaaatctggtgaatctcgtgaaatttttatgttaatcgATTATATTTGTGTGATGATTAAGAACTTATAAGATCGATGTGAGATCTATTTATCCGAACGGAAAATTGATGTATACAATTATAGGTAAACGAGGGAGCACTTGAATACGCGTAAATACAGAATAGTTTGGACACCGCAGATTCGTCgagaatatacataataattttttcgttagAGACCCCAAAAGTAATAATCTCGATTCGTTCGATGCAATGTAATTTTAGAATTGATCTGTAATCTTAAAATCgatatagtaaaaaatggataaatcaaaatcgaaaatcaaaatctagttactattgaaatttaattcagaaTTCAGAATTTCTTTTGTAGTTGCCAATatgtcaaaaatatgaataataggTAAgagatttgaaattcaaaatgtgTCGATTTTTGTGATATATCAAGTGAAATTCTTTTCAGTAGtggatacaaattattaaatatttatgtcattgtttaattatttttagagttatctaatatatattatttttaatattaattgatgctTTTTTACGAGTAGATTTACTAgattttagttattaattttggGATTTCTAGCGAATGAATCATATTGTACAAATGTACATTTCCATTTATCGTGAaccaatgtaaaattaaaaaattggcaCACCTTACGGTACATCCTCTtccatcatatattatatatattatgtatatgtatatatatgaatgtaaattaataatcatgttTATGTGCGTAAGTTTTCTTATTtggcaaatttatttttttttattttcgtgagAAGTCTATTCAGGGTTATTGCGCaaaatttgatacattttatttgcTCAGCTGATAATGTCGttgttctatatttttctttttatcgttattttctcgccaaatgaatttataaaatttccattcccAAATTTCCAAATCCCAACGcgaggaaaaattcttctcatTAGTTTctgttccatttttttttttttttggaaatttattgaattaatatcattgtattcctaagaaagaaattttcgatttagaattttattatataaatataatccacgaataataattttataatttaacaaacatataatagaaaatacaaaatagtaaaataaaaaattttcattgatgaatattaatttttcattatggataaattgataaaaaaatttagttattaattagttattaattaattgattaataaattatgttaagaaaaattaatcaataattgagtaatctttattaatctcttaacgctcatcttattttaaaaatttactttacgttatgatatatgtgtgtgtatgcgtgtgtatgtgtgtgtgtgtgtgtatgcgcgCACGcgtttatgtgtatatataattgaagctatgatattttatattacaaaatgtaCATTATCTTTTAGATAAGAATgtactttttatatacaatgataatttctacaatttttataataataaattgttatttgtacttttatatactttttaaacgaACAATGATCGCTAATCTTCTTTCttgtaatttcttcttcttcttgataattttatgtttcattttatcatttctattgtttttattattatttttttttattattttactattatgtataatattgagcaaaattttatttatataaaaaataatgaataaaaaatatcaaatgaaattttctattctaacgaataaatatttaatcgaatagaagaatttatccaaatatgatttaataaataaacaaaacgtTTTCGgaacgaaaatcgaaaaaaaaaatctgtacaTTTTATAcgcacatttttaaaattaataagcaaaaaaaagaagaaaaaaaattgaaaaaataaataaatgaataaatgaaaaaaaatttatgaaatttgagcgttaaaagattataaatttatttatattaaatttatttaatataatttagataatttagatagagataattatcaaaatgttaGATAGAGATAATTATCAGCGCTATGTCATGGTCACGTATGTATAATGTACCTTACGcgtattaagaaataattataattcttaatatttgttCAAGAGAATATTTCCACATTCTGTGTATCTTCAATACATAATTCTATTTACagagaaaaatgttaaatgttttttatcagactttttcttctttttctttttccacaagCATCACTTTGCGCAATAATCCCCTCTCTTCACGAATTATGCGTTTGAACCGGCGACGTTTCGCCTTCACTTACATACATGGATTAGGAAAACTTTTCAGCGGCCGCGTCAGCGGAACGTATCGTGTGGAAAACGATAGATTTGTACACATATCATGTTATTCACCCcgttagtttatttttttttttaaaatgatttttttttaaatattgaacattgaatagaaaaaagCGAACGAGAGTAAAAGGGAAGAGTGCGCGCGAGAGaaccagagagagaaagagaaccagagagagagagagagagagagagagagagagagagagagagagagagagagagagagagagagagagagagagatgaatgTATGTGCATATATGTTTTTTGTccgtatttacaaatatacacGCTAAATAACAAGtacgagataaataaaatgatacgttagataatatataataggacGGAACGAAATATAGggatgacatttttttttacaatttataacatcTAAAAAGAATTGTATGTACTTCAACAGCAATATTTAAGCTATTAAAGTGTGAATttagtagaaaaaattttttatggtgCTGCAaatcatttgtaaattataattctcattgattttatattttatattttaacttaatttttattttcaggaaataatgtttctttctaatttacaaacgattttttctcattttctttcgttttctttctcattttaaacgaaaaaatttagattagaattcttaatttatgatatgaatATCGTTTTACACATTCATTTTgagatcgataaatttataataattaatacttataataaaaaatttataataagaattagaaaaaataatattataactgactataatgaaaattaaaaaaaatatgtttataaatagtttaaaatgaAAGATCATAATGCTTTAAAGCACTTGCGACACCTCTAAATTTTCTAGAAGCTATTTTTaccatataaa
This window harbors:
- the LOC107999941 gene encoding sorting nexin-14; this encodes MAFISTDKIQDFYNIIITICNVIIPATVFILIAFVSIVFESIIWVLIICCLYITSIFYGLVILEYIGVDLNALSDTFKPTYEIKDPCSVCSNNSCKRHKLLPHSTKVKIPKDFDHALEQFLEDLLQKYVCAWYSNFSTNEAFVQQLRLATTTATKNITVRLLRTDVPNVVFYHLIPLILQHAQNWKTLRMKVKDISDMSSFGNQLIDHFGCEIHPASYSRKAELNYLRGIVTAIIPHLLPAIHVSINNKVILREILANWILLPAIDAIADPDNINALITLATHHENSMYNYMDTINVPMLQCWVTIPLISKVMQNNLKPSLDEILNDPRLLYMFMQHIKETGPMNLFQFCLDIDDLSKRMLNPDMSLNAENSLYTDIQNMYATYLDPEGPEYLHLPEDISIGIRQILEKGSKKIQEMRTSRPFYQAHQEAHALLESTCLPSFHHSYQLYDLLCGQAVPSRIKQISYTSVTSGSTNISSKIGNHFPKIDGVLRSSTIDGMPYQDIYQGEEIDYPSRPYNEIKYSDDSFHRDLTTWRISIPHIETGDNQTLYVIAVHNIAEGKSWTVLRRDQDFYVLRTRLAEFHGDKELSDSPLPSRKNPHSSCAINRQRYEDFLEKLLSKPVLRSSELLYNFLTVPNLKPYFTNYSTPDIGILYQNMAYKLRKEKGQHLDKFMSVFLASTNIKNDYTDIGIEPSSDSTINETEKKGHRDLLFGIFGNNLNLDLNFRTLSSSLERSHIKSESFRVVDAVIRLLNVPSIISRIFWVFISSSQSAKMDPYANILLYNVLAKLLSSGRAATVVKLLHAKVMDDKNHTKDSSFQINRRNYYETAKKGLYGLLPYWLMGFYKPWIEIMDFILDSLQNAPFNKHLAYVLLDQILINIFPELTV